From a region of the Pseudodesulfovibrio senegalensis genome:
- the lpxK gene encoding tetraacyldisaccharide 4'-kinase — protein sequence MAKNEIAPVEELQQRFALLLRPLGWLNAQVMRMRARLYERGVLRQWEAPVPTVSLGNVSWGGTGKTPMTSWFMKWAANRGMEAAVLTRGYGARPHSVPLRVQPGNLVEEAGDEPLMLAKEHPDAHVVVDPVRTRGGKWLFEHYSPGIVLLDDGMQHMAVKRHADIIFLRPSDIAQNWNRVIPAGSWREDESALRRADCFMIKASPDYFKKINSHVRKRLGNLNRPVFSFSLSPKGFTQVLTGKFEKDFFGEPFLLVSGVGNPAQVQRAARRYFNYKPVDHMVYRDHHSYCKADVLDILTTAKRRGARYVLCTQKDAVKLGPMCTEDFWAFSLRVDFGPSCFAQGSSFGVWWNRRWKTLNREYDFGAPSGAGADDAATRETVEEHDGREKD from the coding sequence ATGGCAAAAAACGAAATCGCACCCGTCGAAGAATTGCAGCAGAGGTTTGCGCTTCTGCTGCGTCCGTTGGGCTGGCTCAACGCGCAGGTCATGCGCATGCGCGCGCGCCTGTACGAGCGCGGCGTGCTCAGGCAGTGGGAAGCGCCGGTGCCCACGGTTTCGCTGGGCAATGTGAGCTGGGGCGGAACCGGCAAGACCCCCATGACCTCCTGGTTCATGAAGTGGGCGGCCAACCGGGGCATGGAGGCCGCAGTGCTTACCCGCGGCTATGGCGCGCGCCCCCATTCCGTGCCGCTGCGCGTGCAGCCCGGCAATCTTGTGGAAGAAGCCGGGGACGAACCGCTGATGCTGGCCAAGGAGCACCCGGACGCCCATGTTGTGGTGGACCCGGTGCGCACGCGGGGCGGCAAGTGGCTTTTTGAGCATTACAGCCCCGGAATAGTACTGCTGGATGACGGCATGCAGCATATGGCCGTAAAACGCCATGCGGACATTATTTTCCTGCGTCCCTCGGACATTGCGCAGAATTGGAACCGGGTCATCCCGGCCGGTTCGTGGCGTGAGGATGAGTCCGCACTCAGGCGTGCGGATTGTTTCATGATCAAGGCCTCGCCCGATTATTTCAAGAAGATCAACAGTCACGTACGCAAGCGCCTTGGCAACCTGAATCGTCCGGTCTTCAGTTTTTCCCTTTCGCCCAAAGGCTTTACCCAGGTGCTGACCGGCAAGTTCGAAAAGGACTTTTTCGGCGAGCCGTTCCTGCTGGTTTCCGGGGTGGGCAATCCCGCACAGGTGCAACGCGCTGCCCGGCGATATTTCAACTACAAGCCCGTGGACCACATGGTCTACCGGGATCACCATTCCTATTGCAAGGCGGACGTGCTGGATATTTTGACTACAGCCAAGCGCAGGGGGGCACGGTATGTTTTGTGCACCCAGAAGGACGCCGTGAAGCTCGGTCCCATGTGCACCGAGGATTTCTGGGCCTTCAGCCTGCGGGTGGATTTCGGGCCGTCCTGCTTTGCCCAGGGCTCGTCGTTCGGCGTGTGGTGGAACAGGCGTTGGAAGACTCTGAATCGGGAATACGATTTCGGTGCCCCGTCCGGAGCGGGTGCAGACGATGCAGCAACACGGGAAACCGTCGAGGAGCATGATGGCCGCGAAAAAGACTAG
- the betB gene encoding betaine-aldehyde dehydrogenase, which produces MITGRHYINGQWTDGESGETRDILNPYDASVVARVSEGGRAETRAAIAAAREAFDNGGWPQTPASERGRLVFKLAELIERDREELARLESIDTGKTVEESRWDMDDIAGIFRYFAGLADKDGGEVIDSPVPDSTSTVVREPVGVCGQISPWNYPLLQASWKMAPALAAGCTIVMKPSEITPLTTIKVTELAEEAGFPKGVVNTVLGPGPEVGAELSENTDVDLISFTGGIATGKTIMRAAASNVKKVALELGGKNPNIIFDDADLELAVDYALNGVFFHAGQICSAGARILVQEGIHDRFVAALKARMERITVGNGFDEKTQMGPLISAEHLAKVESYVDIANKEGAKLLLGGCRPDDPALQDGYFYMPTLFAECENHMRIVQEEVFGPVITIERFASEKEVIERANSTIYGLSAGFWTRDPDRMERVSKALRFGTVWVNDFNVYFVQAPWGGYKQSGLGRELGRIGLEEYTEVKHVFRNHATTALNWFGA; this is translated from the coding sequence ATGATTACAGGCCGACACTACATCAACGGTCAGTGGACCGACGGCGAGTCCGGCGAAACCCGCGACATCCTCAACCCCTACGACGCATCGGTCGTGGCCCGTGTGTCCGAGGGCGGACGCGCGGAAACCCGGGCGGCAATAGCCGCTGCGCGCGAGGCCTTCGACAACGGCGGCTGGCCGCAAACTCCGGCCTCCGAGCGGGGACGGCTGGTGTTCAAGCTGGCCGAACTCATTGAGCGCGACCGCGAGGAACTGGCCCGGCTCGAAAGCATCGACACGGGCAAGACCGTGGAGGAAAGCCGCTGGGACATGGACGACATCGCCGGAATCTTCCGCTATTTTGCCGGGCTGGCCGACAAGGACGGCGGCGAGGTCATAGACTCGCCCGTCCCGGACTCCACCAGCACGGTGGTGCGCGAACCCGTGGGCGTGTGCGGCCAGATTTCCCCATGGAACTATCCGTTGCTGCAGGCGTCGTGGAAAATGGCCCCGGCCCTTGCCGCGGGCTGCACCATCGTCATGAAGCCCAGCGAGATCACGCCGTTGACCACCATCAAGGTCACGGAACTGGCCGAGGAGGCCGGATTTCCCAAGGGCGTGGTCAACACGGTTCTCGGGCCCGGCCCGGAAGTGGGCGCGGAACTCTCCGAGAACACGGACGTGGACCTGATCTCCTTTACCGGCGGCATTGCCACGGGCAAGACCATCATGCGCGCCGCTGCTTCCAACGTGAAAAAGGTGGCCCTTGAACTGGGCGGCAAAAACCCGAACATCATCTTCGATGACGCCGACCTTGAACTGGCCGTGGACTACGCCCTCAACGGCGTGTTCTTCCACGCCGGGCAGATATGCTCGGCCGGTGCGCGCATCCTCGTGCAGGAAGGCATTCACGACCGGTTCGTTGCGGCCCTGAAGGCACGCATGGAGCGCATCACGGTGGGCAACGGCTTTGACGAAAAGACCCAGATGGGGCCGCTCATTTCAGCCGAGCACCTGGCCAAGGTGGAATCCTATGTGGACATAGCCAACAAGGAAGGCGCAAAGCTGCTCCTCGGCGGCTGCCGCCCGGACGATCCGGCCTTGCAGGACGGCTACTTCTACATGCCCACCCTGTTCGCCGAATGCGAAAACCACATGCGCATCGTGCAGGAGGAAGTGTTCGGACCGGTCATCACCATCGAACGTTTTGCCTCCGAAAAAGAAGTCATCGAGCGGGCCAACAGCACCATATACGGGCTGTCCGCAGGATTCTGGACCCGCGATCCCGACCGCATGGAACGGGTTTCCAAGGCCCTGCGGTTCGGCACGGTCTGGGTCAACGACTTCAACGTCTATTTCGTGCAGGCCCCCTGGGGCGGCTACAAACAGTCCGGCCTCGGCAGGGAGCTCGGCAGAATCGGCCTGGAGGAATACACCGAGGTCAAGCACGTATTCCGCAACCACGCCACCACGGCGCTCAACTGGTTCGGGGCATAA
- a CDS encoding Bax inhibitor-1/YccA family protein, protein MNQTPYMNTTRTGSVEVVNAFMRGIYGWMSAGLALTAVLAYLVTTSPALLNLFFNVDPATGAAGISMFYILMIVAEFGIVMGLSWRISRMNPSTATALFLAYSALNGLTLAPILLVYTAHSVAVTFFVTAGMFGAMSIYGLLTKKDLTSMGSLLFMGLIGMLIAMVVNMFLQSAMMDFVISGVGVVLFLGLTAFDTQKLKTMGEVLPNDAAAIRRGSIMGALTLYLDFINLFLFLLRFLGNRE, encoded by the coding sequence ATGAACCAGACCCCCTATATGAACACGACCCGCACCGGCAGCGTGGAAGTCGTCAACGCCTTCATGCGCGGCATTTACGGTTGGATGAGTGCGGGACTGGCCCTCACAGCGGTGCTGGCTTATCTGGTCACCACTTCTCCGGCCTTGCTGAACCTGTTTTTCAATGTGGACCCGGCCACCGGAGCCGCAGGTATTTCCATGTTCTACATCCTCATGATCGTGGCCGAATTCGGCATCGTCATGGGGCTTTCCTGGCGCATCAGCCGCATGAATCCGTCCACGGCCACGGCCTTGTTCCTGGCCTACAGCGCCCTGAACGGACTGACATTGGCACCCATCCTGCTGGTCTACACCGCCCATTCCGTGGCCGTGACCTTCTTTGTCACCGCGGGCATGTTCGGGGCCATGAGCATTTACGGCCTGCTGACCAAAAAGGACCTCACCAGCATGGGCAGCCTGCTGTTCATGGGACTCATCGGAATGCTTATCGCCATGGTGGTCAACATGTTCCTGCAGAGCGCCATGATGGATTTCGTGATCTCGGGCGTGGGCGTGGTCCTTTTCCTGGGCCTGACCGCCTTTGACACCCAGAAGCTCAAGACCATGGGCGAGGTCTTGCCCAATGACGCCGCAGCCATCCGGCGCGGCTCCATCATGGGCGCACTGACGCTCTATCTGGACTTCATCAACCTGTTCCTGTTCCTGCTTCGATTCCTGGGCAACAGGGAATAG
- the rnr gene encoding ribonuclease R — MMAAKKTRKKRPANGSSLNKSVVLRLFKEQRKPLSRAEVVRRLHLSKKHKPEIRKILKELVRDGELIRIRRAYGLAGAMHLVSGRLEMTRSGVGFVIPDDIRRKDIFIAKKDLNGAWNGDRVSCAVVREGRGGRNHEGRIVRVLERGRELLPVKVFKDLGDGDWAARPTDPLLDFGVIATAPGDMDLQRGDIALCEPGEQLDPLMWEGELVERLGPETDVRVQEALVKSNHSIRVRFPSDALAEAERLPEQPAEDDFSGREDLRSLPFVTIDGSTAKDFDDAVYVERSGKGYRLWVAIADVAHYVREGSALDREALERGNSYYFPLSVEPMFPERLSNGLCSLNPDVPRLTMAVCMELSAKGVVKSARMCNAVIRSHARLTYGQIRDAVLERDKTARAALSPQLLPMLDLCEELARKIKAIRSDRGSLDFELPEPRADVSDDGHIRGFGATQRHFGHQIIEEFMIAANEAVARFLVEEGLPCLFRVHPEASEEKLENLFRFLSLTDPDMARPKEISPKTLQQLIDRVSGTPKEFVVNRLLLRSMKQAKYSPVNEGHFGLASECYCHFTSPIRRYADLVVHRLAKIAIGGKGAIPGGKLLLKIAGNLSSRERAGMDAEREIYRRLMLLFMKDKEGQRFSAVVSQIMDFGFRVELPEHMAEGIIRLSTLDDDYYTYWRHREMLVGERTGKAFTIGQQVDVVLEYADLERLELNFELAPGQSSHDYKEMIA; from the coding sequence ATGATGGCCGCGAAAAAGACTAGAAAGAAACGTCCCGCAAACGGTTCATCCCTGAACAAGAGTGTTGTGTTGCGGCTTTTCAAGGAGCAGCGCAAGCCATTGTCCCGTGCCGAAGTGGTGCGGCGGCTGCACCTGAGCAAGAAGCATAAGCCCGAGATCAGGAAGATTCTCAAGGAACTGGTCCGTGACGGCGAACTGATTCGCATCCGGCGGGCCTACGGCCTTGCCGGGGCCATGCATCTGGTCTCAGGCCGTCTTGAGATGACGCGCTCGGGCGTCGGGTTCGTGATTCCCGACGACATTCGACGCAAGGATATTTTCATCGCCAAGAAGGACCTGAACGGTGCGTGGAATGGCGATCGGGTTTCCTGCGCCGTGGTGCGCGAAGGGCGCGGCGGACGCAATCACGAAGGCCGCATCGTGCGCGTGCTGGAGCGGGGGCGTGAACTGCTGCCGGTCAAGGTCTTCAAGGACCTTGGCGATGGGGATTGGGCGGCCCGGCCCACGGACCCGCTGCTGGATTTCGGGGTCATTGCCACGGCGCCGGGCGATATGGATTTGCAGCGCGGCGATATTGCGCTTTGCGAGCCGGGTGAACAGCTTGATCCGCTCATGTGGGAAGGGGAGTTGGTGGAACGGCTGGGGCCGGAGACCGATGTGCGCGTGCAGGAGGCCTTGGTCAAATCCAACCATTCCATTCGCGTGCGCTTTCCGAGTGATGCCCTGGCCGAGGCCGAGCGTCTGCCCGAACAACCCGCCGAAGACGATTTCTCCGGACGCGAGGACCTGCGTTCCCTGCCGTTCGTGACCATTGATGGCTCCACGGCCAAGGATTTCGACGATGCCGTCTATGTGGAGCGCAGCGGCAAGGGCTATCGGCTTTGGGTGGCCATTGCGGACGTGGCCCATTATGTGCGCGAAGGTTCCGCACTGGACCGCGAAGCCCTTGAGCGCGGCAATTCCTATTATTTCCCCCTGTCCGTGGAACCCATGTTCCCGGAACGTTTGTCCAACGGGCTGTGCAGCCTGAACCCGGACGTGCCGCGCCTGACCATGGCCGTGTGCATGGAGCTTTCCGCCAAGGGCGTGGTCAAATCCGCGCGCATGTGCAACGCTGTCATCCGCAGCCATGCACGGCTGACCTACGGCCAGATTCGGGACGCCGTGCTGGAGCGCGACAAGACCGCGCGTGCGGCTCTCAGTCCGCAGCTTCTGCCCATGCTGGACCTGTGCGAGGAACTGGCCCGCAAGATCAAGGCGATCCGCTCCGACAGGGGCAGCCTTGATTTCGAACTGCCCGAACCGCGCGCCGATGTTTCCGATGACGGGCATATCCGCGGGTTCGGTGCCACGCAGCGGCATTTCGGGCACCAGATCATCGAGGAATTCATGATCGCGGCCAACGAAGCCGTGGCCCGTTTCCTGGTGGAAGAAGGACTTCCCTGCCTGTTTCGCGTGCATCCCGAGGCCAGCGAGGAAAAGCTGGAAAACCTGTTCCGCTTCCTGAGCCTGACCGACCCGGACATGGCCCGCCCCAAGGAAATTTCGCCCAAGACCCTGCAGCAGCTCATCGACCGCGTATCGGGAACGCCCAAGGAATTCGTGGTCAACCGGCTGTTGTTGCGCTCCATGAAGCAGGCCAAGTATTCGCCGGTCAACGAGGGGCATTTCGGACTGGCTTCGGAGTGTTACTGCCATTTCACCTCGCCCATCCGTCGTTATGCGGACCTTGTGGTGCACCGGCTGGCCAAGATTGCCATCGGCGGCAAAGGCGCCATCCCCGGCGGCAAGTTGCTGCTCAAGATCGCGGGCAACCTTTCTTCCCGGGAACGCGCCGGCATGGACGCGGAACGGGAAATCTACCGCAGGCTCATGCTTCTTTTCATGAAGGACAAGGAAGGGCAGCGTTTTTCGGCCGTGGTTTCCCAGATCATGGACTTTGGCTTCCGTGTGGAACTTCCAGAGCACATGGCCGAGGGGATTATCCGGCTTTCAACACTGGACGATGATTATTACACCTATTGGCGGCATCGTGAAATGCTTGTGGGCGAACGTACCGGCAAGGCTTTCACCATCGGCCAGCAGGTGGACGTGGTTCTCGAATACGCAGACCTTGAACGACTTGAACTCAACTTCGAACTGGCCCCCGGGCAATCCTCGCACGACTACAAGGAAATGATCGCATGA
- a CDS encoding YccF domain-containing protein codes for MSTIMNILWFLFGGVFMGIGWVLAGLLMFVSIIGIPWGRACFVIAGFSFFPFGRTIIRRDRLTGHEDIGTSPLGFVGNVIWFVFFGLWLAVGHFVSAVACFITIILIPFGIQHMKLAAISMAPIGMTVVPNEVAEAARAR; via the coding sequence ATGAGTACCATTATGAATATTCTGTGGTTTCTGTTCGGTGGCGTGTTCATGGGCATCGGCTGGGTTCTGGCCGGGCTGCTCATGTTCGTTTCCATCATCGGAATCCCTTGGGGACGCGCCTGTTTCGTGATCGCGGGCTTTTCGTTCTTTCCTTTCGGCAGGACCATCATTCGACGCGACCGGTTGACCGGCCATGAGGACATCGGCACCAGCCCGCTGGGCTTTGTCGGCAACGTGATCTGGTTCGTCTTTTTCGGCCTCTGGCTGGCTGTGGGGCATTTCGTGTCGGCAGTGGCCTGTTTCATCACCATCATCCTGATCCCGTTCGGTATCCAGCACATGAAACTGGCCGCCATTTCCATGGCTCCCATCGGCATGACCGTGGTGCCCAACGAGGTGGCCGAAGCGGCGCGCGCCCGTTAG
- a CDS encoding FadR/GntR family transcriptional regulator — MDKNQGIQVRFNPVGIGRASEEIVLQVEAAIMDGRLAPGERLPSEREMQTQFGIGRGVVREAIKTLKQKGLLEVRKGAKGGAYVRELEVSNVSESLALFLKQHPVAPEKLIEFRETIDRTITELAIARADRTEKEKLLEDAMRLETLLRQDDPDLTVTGELDRQLNISLVKMARNPLLEWVMHAVQMGFSSHDYALYEDAGYREKAAANWSDTARAICNDEPMRALSFIGYHYVLLRKCVEERNGQSQQDLPFLNESPNNK; from the coding sequence ATGGACAAGAATCAAGGAATTCAGGTGCGCTTCAATCCAGTGGGCATAGGCCGGGCCAGCGAAGAAATCGTGCTTCAGGTCGAGGCCGCCATCATGGACGGCAGGCTTGCCCCGGGCGAACGCCTGCCCAGTGAACGGGAAATGCAGACCCAGTTCGGCATCGGCCGCGGCGTGGTGCGCGAAGCCATCAAGACGCTCAAGCAGAAGGGATTGCTGGAAGTACGCAAAGGTGCCAAGGGCGGCGCGTACGTCAGGGAGCTGGAAGTCTCCAATGTCTCGGAATCACTGGCCCTGTTCCTGAAGCAGCACCCCGTGGCTCCGGAGAAGCTCATCGAATTCCGGGAAACCATCGACCGCACCATCACGGAACTGGCCATTGCCCGGGCAGACCGCACGGAAAAAGAGAAACTGCTCGAAGACGCCATGCGGTTGGAGACACTGCTGCGGCAGGATGATCCCGATCTGACCGTAACGGGCGAACTCGACCGCCAGCTCAATATTTCACTGGTCAAAATGGCCAGGAACCCCCTGCTCGAATGGGTCATGCACGCCGTGCAGATGGGCTTCAGCTCGCACGACTACGCCCTTTACGAGGATGCGGGATACCGGGAAAAGGCAGCGGCCAACTGGAGCGACACGGCCCGGGCCATCTGCAATGACGAGCCCATGCGCGCCCTGTCGTTCATCGGCTATCATTATGTGCTGCTCAGGAAATGCGTGGAGGAAAGAAACGGCCAGTCGCAGCAGGATCTGCCGTTTCTCAATGAGTCACCCAATAACAAATGA
- the betA gene encoding choline dehydrogenase codes for MKKYDYIIVGGGSAGSVLANRLSANPNTKVLVLEAGLPDFKFDFRIHMPAALTYPLAGKTYNWWYESDPEPYMNNRRIYQPRGKVLGGSSCINGMIYIRGNAMDYEKWSKEDGLENWSYSHCLPYFKRFECRTSGADEYQGAVGPLYLTTPECDNPLFDAFFKAVQQAGYPITDDVNGYQQEGFGKFDRNTYRGRRWNAARAYVHPVKNRRNLTVKCLATTTRILFEGKRAVGVEYTRGKTVHKAYAGEVISCGGAINSPQLLQLSGVGNGAELSAMGIDVVQDLPGVGENLQDHLELYVQYACKQPVSMFPCLKWYNQPWIGLKWLFGGTGEAATNHFEAGGFIRGNDEVEYPNLQYHFLPIAIRYDGSAPNEGHGYQVHVGPMNTDVRGHVKIKSNDPAQHPSILFNYLSTEQERREWVQAIRKTREIMTQSAFDELRGKELAPGAQAQTDEEILDFVAREGESAYHPSCTCAMGTHDMAVTDPELRVHGVEGLRVVDASVMPYVTNGNIYAPVMMIAEKAADIILGNTPLAPEDVPFYTHEK; via the coding sequence ATGAAAAAATACGATTACATAATTGTCGGCGGAGGTTCTGCAGGATCGGTTCTGGCCAATCGCCTGAGCGCGAACCCGAACACCAAGGTGTTGGTGCTGGAGGCAGGGTTGCCTGACTTCAAGTTCGATTTCCGCATCCACATGCCCGCGGCCCTCACCTATCCGCTGGCCGGCAAGACATACAACTGGTGGTACGAATCCGACCCGGAGCCGTACATGAACAACCGCCGCATCTACCAGCCCCGCGGCAAGGTGCTGGGTGGCTCCAGTTGCATCAACGGCATGATTTACATCCGTGGCAACGCCATGGACTATGAAAAGTGGTCCAAAGAGGACGGGCTGGAAAACTGGTCCTATTCACACTGCCTGCCCTATTTCAAACGTTTCGAGTGCCGCACGTCCGGTGCCGACGAGTATCAGGGCGCAGTGGGCCCGCTCTACCTGACCACCCCGGAATGCGACAACCCGCTGTTCGACGCCTTTTTCAAGGCCGTGCAGCAGGCGGGCTACCCGATCACCGATGACGTGAACGGCTACCAGCAGGAAGGCTTCGGCAAGTTCGACCGCAACACCTACCGGGGCCGTCGCTGGAACGCGGCGCGCGCCTACGTGCATCCGGTCAAGAACCGCCGCAACCTGACCGTCAAATGCCTGGCCACCACCACACGCATCCTGTTCGAGGGCAAACGCGCCGTGGGCGTGGAATACACCCGTGGCAAAACCGTGCACAAGGCCTATGCCGGAGAGGTCATCTCCTGCGGCGGTGCCATCAACTCCCCGCAACTGCTCCAGCTTTCGGGCGTGGGCAACGGCGCCGAGCTTTCGGCCATGGGTATTGATGTGGTGCAGGACCTTCCCGGCGTGGGCGAAAACCTGCAGGACCACCTTGAACTCTACGTGCAGTACGCCTGCAAGCAGCCGGTGAGCATGTTCCCGTGCCTGAAATGGTACAACCAGCCGTGGATCGGCCTTAAATGGCTCTTCGGCGGAACCGGCGAGGCGGCCACGAACCATTTCGAGGCGGGCGGATTCATCCGCGGCAACGACGAGGTTGAGTACCCGAACCTGCAGTACCACTTCCTGCCCATCGCCATCCGCTACGACGGTTCCGCGCCCAACGAGGGGCACGGCTATCAGGTCCACGTTGGCCCCATGAACACCGACGTGCGCGGCCATGTGAAGATCAAATCCAACGACCCGGCACAACATCCGAGCATCCTGTTCAATTACCTTTCCACGGAACAGGAACGCCGCGAATGGGTGCAGGCCATCCGCAAGACCCGCGAGATCATGACCCAGTCCGCCTTTGACGAACTGCGCGGCAAGGAACTGGCGCCCGGCGCGCAGGCCCAGACCGACGAGGAAATTCTCGATTTCGTGGCCCGCGAAGGCGAATCCGCCTACCACCCGAGCTGCACCTGCGCCATGGGCACCCACGACATGGCCGTGACCGACCCGGAACTCCGGGTGCACGGCGTGGAAGGTCTGCGCGTGGTGGACGCCTCGGTCATGCCCTACGTCACCAACGGCAACATATACGCCCCGGTGATGATGATCGCGGAAAAGGCTGCGGACATCATCCTCGGCAACACGCCGCTGGCACCGGAAGACGTCCCCTTTTACACGCACGAAAAATAG
- a CDS encoding tRNA(5-methylaminomethyl-2-thiouridylate) methyltransferase: MTKTYDALALLSGGLDSILAVKVIQDQGLRVLGLHFTSPFFGKKNLIPFWKEHYGIDAVAVNIGRQYVDMMLDGPPNNFGKWLNPCVDCKIIMIEHAKQLMEKYGAKFLISGEVMGQRPMSQRRDAMSLIRKRADAKDVLLRPLSALKLEPTPVEESGLVDRSRLLGLGGRSRKPQLELAKQYGFTEIPTPAGGCVLAEASAAGRFIKLMEEKTRPTPRDFVLAQVGRQVWAGSNWLSMGRKQHENKRLTDLSTDSDYVFTSVGFPGPVAVGRPTDAGSWDVETIRAAAELTASYASKAKRLSQETGRPVTMAVAHDGETREIEVMPRRETAVDWAEPTQDLVAPWKEARKQAQESCENGQ, translated from the coding sequence ATGACCAAGACCTATGATGCGCTCGCCCTGCTTTCGGGCGGGCTTGATTCCATACTGGCTGTCAAGGTGATCCAGGACCAGGGACTTCGCGTGCTCGGCCTGCATTTCACCTCGCCCTTTTTCGGCAAGAAGAATCTCATTCCCTTCTGGAAGGAACACTACGGCATTGACGCCGTGGCCGTGAACATCGGTCGGCAATATGTGGACATGATGCTGGACGGCCCGCCCAACAACTTCGGCAAATGGCTGAATCCGTGCGTGGACTGCAAGATCATCATGATTGAACACGCCAAGCAGTTGATGGAAAAATACGGGGCAAAATTTCTGATTTCCGGCGAAGTCATGGGCCAGCGTCCCATGAGCCAGCGGCGCGACGCCATGAGTCTGATCCGCAAACGCGCGGATGCCAAGGACGTGCTGTTGCGGCCATTGAGTGCGCTCAAGCTGGAGCCGACCCCGGTGGAGGAATCCGGGCTGGTGGACCGCAGCCGTCTGCTGGGGCTTGGCGGCCGGTCGCGCAAGCCGCAACTGGAGCTGGCCAAACAGTATGGATTTACCGAGATTCCGACCCCTGCGGGAGGGTGCGTGCTGGCCGAGGCAAGTGCCGCGGGCCGATTCATCAAGCTGATGGAGGAAAAGACCCGGCCCACGCCGCGCGATTTCGTGCTGGCACAGGTGGGGCGGCAGGTCTGGGCCGGCAGCAACTGGCTTTCCATGGGGCGCAAGCAGCATGAAAACAAGCGACTCACCGACTTGAGCACAGACAGCGATTACGTGTTTACCTCCGTGGGTTTTCCGGGACCTGTGGCTGTCGGGCGTCCCACGGATGCCGGATCATGGGACGTGGAGACCATTCGTGCCGCAGCCGAACTGACCGCTTCCTACGCATCCAAGGCCAAACGGCTGAGCCAAGAGACGGGCCGTCCCGTGACCATGGCCGTTGCCCATGACGGTGAAACCCGCGAGATTGAGGTCATGCCCCGGCGTGAAACCGCCGTGGACTGGGCCGAGCCCACGCAGGACCTTGTGGCCCCGTGGAAGGAAGCGCGCAAGCAGGCGCAGGAATCGTGCGAAAACGGCCAATAG
- a CDS encoding calcium/sodium antiporter, whose translation MLLDIVSFAAAALLLWFGANRIVTSASLIARKHRVPELVIGLTIVALGTSAPEFLVTINAALRGHEAISLSNVVGSNIFNLGFILGLMAMIKPLATNRTIIYRDGLLLFGCTGAILLMSLTGQLGRLFGLALMALLVGYLFWLARLKESPGEDELDELPDREAAWYDWLLLLGGFAAIALGGHLMVSAATSIAETLGVSSWVIGVTIVAAGTSLPELVTCLAASVRGRNEMLLGNLIGSDFFNFAGVLGLTCLIRPLGVSEEARGSLFVLVGMVGLVLVMLRTGWKIRRWEGALLVGINLLRWGKDFLG comes from the coding sequence ATGCTGCTTGATATTGTTTCATTTGCCGCGGCCGCGCTGCTCTTGTGGTTCGGCGCCAACCGCATCGTTACCTCTGCCTCGCTCATAGCCAGAAAACATCGTGTCCCCGAATTGGTCATCGGATTGACCATCGTGGCGCTTGGCACGTCTGCCCCCGAGTTTCTGGTGACCATCAACGCGGCCCTGCGCGGTCACGAGGCCATTTCCCTGTCCAACGTGGTGGGGTCCAACATTTTCAACCTCGGCTTCATTCTCGGGCTCATGGCCATGATCAAGCCGCTGGCCACCAACCGCACCATCATCTACCGCGACGGCCTGTTGCTTTTCGGCTGCACCGGGGCCATTTTGCTCATGTCCCTGACCGGCCAGCTGGGCAGGCTGTTCGGGCTGGCGCTCATGGCCCTTCTGGTGGGGTATCTGTTTTGGCTGGCGCGGCTCAAGGAGTCTCCGGGCGAGGACGAACTGGACGAGCTGCCGGACCGCGAGGCCGCATGGTATGATTGGCTCCTGCTGCTTGGCGGCTTTGCGGCCATTGCTTTGGGCGGACATCTCATGGTCTCTGCGGCCACGTCCATTGCCGAGACACTGGGCGTTTCCAGCTGGGTCATCGGGGTAACCATCGTTGCCGCGGGCACCAGCCTGCCCGAACTGGTCACATGCCTCGCCGCCTCGGTGCGCGGCAGGAACGAGATGCTGTTGGGCAACCTGATCGGCAGCGACTTCTTCAACTTTGCAGGCGTGCTGGGACTGACCTGCCTGATCCGGCCGCTGGGCGTGAGCGAGGAGGCGCGCGGCAGTCTTTTTGTGCTGGTGGGCATGGTCGGGCTGGTGTTGGTCATGTTGCGCACTGGCTGGAAGATTCGCCGCTGGGAAGGCGCCCTGCTGGTGGGCATCAACCTGCTGCGCTGGGGCAAGGATTTCCTCGGCTGA